A DNA window from Setaria viridis chromosome 2, Setaria_viridis_v4.0, whole genome shotgun sequence contains the following coding sequences:
- the LOC117843768 gene encoding uncharacterized protein isoform X1 yields MGKPVDVELGGAGGLGIAGGGGGGGGCVGGCGAIGRAVSFRCVFVLLLAAGVLVPALFLLVPSRHEGYVSDDPDVLAAEIKVGFTLEKPVSFLTSHIDKLGNDIFEEIGVPNSKVSIVSMQPLTSKYSTNVVFGVLPYPKDAAISLPALSVLKSSLIEMMLQHVNLSLTPSLFGHPSSFELMRFPGGITVIPSQPGSPWADTYPLFNFVLNNSIYQILGNLTELKDQLKLGLNLRSYEKIYLQFRNEIGSSIEAPATIDALVLDGSSNLLPDRLKQLAQLITEPDVGNLGLNHSVFGKVKGVQLSSYLQHKISDLSPSPSPSPSPSPSPSPSQSPIPSMPPSLSPFGNNPHPSPPTYMNPNHPPQALPPSRSRYPCFPCFRCNRFPPAGSPMVKPPCIGRDPKLPPFMHSPKPSAVPSPPNPLPNPNRFPKTVPRPTSPMMPVPSPSVFHHSVPPRKKQNSKASNVPSIAPSPYIMLNWISGLLGLLVMHHQENPARRQSHSACNFAASSITMSCDHGL; encoded by the exons ATGGGGAAGCCCGTCGATGtggagctcggcggcgcggggggccTCGGGatcgcgggcggcgggggcgggggcggaggctgCGTGGGAGGCTGCGGCGCGATCGGGCGGGCGGTGTCGTTCCGGTGCGTGTTCGTGCTCCTGCTCGCCGCGGGGGTGCTCGTCCCGGCGCTGTTCCTGCTCGTGCCCTCGCGCCACGAGGGGTACGTCTCCGACGACCCCGACGTGCTCGCCG CTGAAATCAAAGTTGGTTTCACTTTGGAAAAGCCAGTGTCATTCCTTACTTCTCACATAGACAAACTAGGGAATGACATATTTGAAGAGATTGGTGTACCTAATAGCAAG GTTTCCATTGTTTCAATGCAGCCCTTAACCTCTAAATACTCCACAAATGTTGTTTTTGGTGTCCTTCCTTATCCAAAAGATGCTGCGATAAGTTTGCCAGCCCTAAGTGTGCTAAAATCATCCTTGATAGAGATGATGCTCCAGCATGTGAACCTATCCTTAACACCATCACTTTTTGGGCATCCATCTTCCTTTGAACTGATGAGGTTCCCTGGAGGAATTACTGTCATACCTTCACAGCCTGGTTCTCCATGGGCGGATACATACCCCCTATTCAACTTTGTGTTGAACAACTCCATTTATCAGATCCTGGGTAATCTTACGGAGCTAAAGGATCAGCTGAAACTTGGATTAAACTTGAGGTCATATGAG AAAATATATTTGCAGTTCAGGAATGAGATTGGTTCTTCAATTGAAGCTCCAGCAACTATTGATGCATTGGTGTTAGATGGAAGCAGTAATCTTTTACCAGATAGATTGAAACAACTAGCTCAGCTAATCACAGAACCTGATGTAGGTAATCTTGGCCTTAATCACTCTGTATTTGGTAAAGTAAAGGGTGTTCAGCTGTCATCATACCTACAACACAAGATCTCTGATTTATCTCCTAGTCCATCTCCTTCgccttctccatctccatctccatcaccatcacaatcacctattccaagtatgccaccatCCTTGTCACCTTTTGGGAACAACCCCCACCCTTCACCTCCGACATATATGAACCCGAACCACCCTCCTCAGGCTTTGCCCCCTTCACGGAGCAGATACCCTTGCTTTCCATGTTTTAGATGTAATCGCTTTCCTCCAGCTGGTAGTCCAATGGTAAAACCTCCTTGCATTGGTAGAGACCCTAAGCTACCCCCATTTATGCATTCGCCAAAGCCATCTGCTGTTCCTTCCCCTCCAAACCCCTTACCAAACCCCAATCGTTTTCCAAAAACAGTCCCTAGACCCACTTCTCCAATGATGCCAGTACCTTCACCCTCGGTGTTTCATCATTCAGTACCCCCAAGGAAGAAGCAGAACAGCAAAGCATCTAATGTCCCTTCAATAGCTCCATCACCGTATA TTATGCTTAACTGGATATCTGGGTTGCTTGGACTGTTGGTCATGCATCATCAGGAAAATCCAGCCAGAAGACAGAGTCACAGTGCCTGCAATTTTGCTGCTTCAAGTATTACCATGAGTTGCGATCATGGGCTATGA
- the LOC117843768 gene encoding uncharacterized protein isoform X2 translates to MGKPVDVELGGAGGLGIAGGGGGGGGCVGGCGAIGRAVSFRCVFVLLLAAGVLVPALFLLVPSRHEGYVSDDPDVLAAEIKVGFTLEKPVSFLTSHIDKLGNDIFEEIGVPNSKVSIVSMQPLTSKYSTNVVFGVLPYPKDAAISLPALSVLKSSLIEMMLQHVNLSLTPSLFGHPSSFELMRFPGGITVIPSQPGSPWADTYPLFNFVLNNSIYQILGNLTELKDQLKLGLNLRSYEKIYLQFRNEIGSSIEAPATIDALVLDGSSNLLPDRLKQLAQLITEPDVGNLGLNHSVFGKVKGVQLSSYLQHKISDLSPSPSPSPSPSPSPSPSQSPIPSMPPSLSPFGNNPHPSPPTYMNPNHPPQALPPSRSRYPCFPCFRCNRFPPAGSPMVKPPCIGRDPKLPPFMHSPKPSAVPSPPNPLPNPNRFPKTVPRPTSPMMPVPSPSVFHHSVPPRKKQNSKASNVPSIAPSPYTLLHT, encoded by the exons ATGGGGAAGCCCGTCGATGtggagctcggcggcgcggggggccTCGGGatcgcgggcggcgggggcgggggcggaggctgCGTGGGAGGCTGCGGCGCGATCGGGCGGGCGGTGTCGTTCCGGTGCGTGTTCGTGCTCCTGCTCGCCGCGGGGGTGCTCGTCCCGGCGCTGTTCCTGCTCGTGCCCTCGCGCCACGAGGGGTACGTCTCCGACGACCCCGACGTGCTCGCCG CTGAAATCAAAGTTGGTTTCACTTTGGAAAAGCCAGTGTCATTCCTTACTTCTCACATAGACAAACTAGGGAATGACATATTTGAAGAGATTGGTGTACCTAATAGCAAG GTTTCCATTGTTTCAATGCAGCCCTTAACCTCTAAATACTCCACAAATGTTGTTTTTGGTGTCCTTCCTTATCCAAAAGATGCTGCGATAAGTTTGCCAGCCCTAAGTGTGCTAAAATCATCCTTGATAGAGATGATGCTCCAGCATGTGAACCTATCCTTAACACCATCACTTTTTGGGCATCCATCTTCCTTTGAACTGATGAGGTTCCCTGGAGGAATTACTGTCATACCTTCACAGCCTGGTTCTCCATGGGCGGATACATACCCCCTATTCAACTTTGTGTTGAACAACTCCATTTATCAGATCCTGGGTAATCTTACGGAGCTAAAGGATCAGCTGAAACTTGGATTAAACTTGAGGTCATATGAG AAAATATATTTGCAGTTCAGGAATGAGATTGGTTCTTCAATTGAAGCTCCAGCAACTATTGATGCATTGGTGTTAGATGGAAGCAGTAATCTTTTACCAGATAGATTGAAACAACTAGCTCAGCTAATCACAGAACCTGATGTAGGTAATCTTGGCCTTAATCACTCTGTATTTGGTAAAGTAAAGGGTGTTCAGCTGTCATCATACCTACAACACAAGATCTCTGATTTATCTCCTAGTCCATCTCCTTCgccttctccatctccatctccatcaccatcacaatcacctattccaagtatgccaccatCCTTGTCACCTTTTGGGAACAACCCCCACCCTTCACCTCCGACATATATGAACCCGAACCACCCTCCTCAGGCTTTGCCCCCTTCACGGAGCAGATACCCTTGCTTTCCATGTTTTAGATGTAATCGCTTTCCTCCAGCTGGTAGTCCAATGGTAAAACCTCCTTGCATTGGTAGAGACCCTAAGCTACCCCCATTTATGCATTCGCCAAAGCCATCTGCTGTTCCTTCCCCTCCAAACCCCTTACCAAACCCCAATCGTTTTCCAAAAACAGTCCCTAGACCCACTTCTCCAATGATGCCAGTACCTTCACCCTCGGTGTTTCATCATTCAGTACCCCCAAGGAAGAAGCAGAACAGCAAAGCATCTAATGTCCCTTCAATAGCTCCATCACCGTATA CTCTCCTTCATACTTGA